The Bacteroidota bacterium region TGATTGTGTTCGCAGGAATTGTCCATTTGTCGGGATTAAAATAGTCGTCTGTCGGGTAATACCCACTGATGTCCCCAGCTTGAGATGAGTTGTTAAACAATTCGATCCAATCGTCAAATTCGCCGAGAC contains the following coding sequences:
- a CDS encoding lamin tail domain-containing protein, encoding LGEFDDWIELFNNSSQAGDISGYYPTDDYFNPDKWTIPANTIIPANDYLIVWADKTAVRDISCQL